The Drosophila biarmipes strain raj3 chromosome 2L, RU_DBia_V1.1, whole genome shotgun sequence genome has a window encoding:
- the LOC108035253 gene encoding alpha-N-acetylgalactosaminidase encodes MLYIVWILLLSSTLCNCLDNGLAKTPPMGWLSWERFRCNTDCVNDPDNCISEQLFQTMTDIVVADGYASVGYEFINIDDCWLEKHRSHDGKLVADRKRFPNGIKALSDYIHSRGLKFGIYEDYGNYTCAGYPGIIGYEDKDALQFAEWNVDYVKLDGCYALPYDMDRGYSTFGRLLNSTGRAMVYSCSWPVYQIYAGIQPNYSAIQTHCNLWRNYDDIQDSWASVENIIDYYGNNQDLIAPNAGPGHWNDPDMLIVGNFGLSYEQAKTQFAIWSILAAPLLMSVDLRTIRPQFKHILQNRKIIAVDQDPLGIQGRRIYKHKGIEIWSRPIGPLYQNFYSYAIAFVNRRTDGTPSDISVTLKELGLINFSGYRVEDLYENVDYGVLYPNTKIKVKVNPSGVVMLKGEVQYPVDL; translated from the exons ATGTTATATATTGTCTGGATCCTTTTATTGAGTAGCACTCTGTGTAACTGCCTAGACAATGGACTTGCTAAAACACCCCCTATGGGTTGGCTTTCGTGGGAAAGATTTCGTTGCAATACTGACTGCGTAAACGATCCAGATAATTGCATAag cgAGCAGTTGTTTCAAACCATGACAGATATCGTCGTCGCTGACGGTTATGCCTCGGTGGGCTATGAGTTCATAAATATAGACGATTGCTGGTTAGAAAAGCACCGCAGTCATGATGGAAAATTGGTAGCTGATCGCAAACGGTTTCCTAACGGAATCAAAGCTTTGTCTGACTAT ATTCACTCCAGGGGCCTCAAGTTCGGCATATACGAGGACTACGGGAACTATACTTGCGCGGGGTACCCAGGGATTATAGGTTACGAGGATAAGGATGCACTTCAGTTTGCAGAGTGGAATGTGGACTACGTAAAGCTGGATGGCTGCTACGCGCTGCCCTACGACATGGACCGGGGATACTCGACCTTCGGAAGGCTTCTCAACAGCACCGGCAGGGCAATGGTGTACTCCTGCAGCTGGCCCGTGTATCAGATATACGCTGGCATACAGCCCAACTACTCGGCAATCCAGACGCACTGCAACCTCTGGAGAAACTACGACGACATCCAGGACTCCTGGGCGTCTGTCGAGAACATAATCGATTACTATGGCAATAATCAGGATCTGATAGCTCCAAACGCGGGTCCTGGGCATTGGAACGATCCGGATATG TTGATTGTTGGTAACTTTGGACTGAGCTATGAGCAGGCAAAAACGCAATTCGCCATTTGGTCCATTCTGGCCGCACCCCTGTTGATGTCGGTGGATCTAAGGACGATTCGACCGcaatttaagcatattttaCAGAACCGAAAAATAATTGCAGTGGACCAGGATCCGCTGGGAATACAAGGAAGGCGCATTTATAAGCATAAGGGCATCGAGATTTGGTCCAGACCTATTGGCCCCCTGTACCAAAACTTTTACTCCTACGCCATTGCCTTTGTCAACCGGAGAACGGACGGAACCCCCTCAGACATATCTGTTACTTTAAAGGAGCTGGGTCTTATAAATTTCTCTGGTTACAGGGTAGAG GACCTTTACGAAAATGTCGACTATGGTGTTTTATATCCCAACACTAAGATCAAAGTGAAAGTAAACCCCTCTGGAGTGGTTATGCTTAAGGGAGAAGTTCAGTATCCAGTTGACTTGTAA
- the LOC127010626 gene encoding sorting nexin-17: MHFSIPDSQELGSSPTYTAYNIHINGSPHCVLRYKQLHSLNEQLRRHCVGVPLPPFPPKRLLPLTNGQLEARRSSLEQYLQAVGQDNRLARSAHLQHFLQRAQLVTALAEGMVVSDCEEQQLEVQVYTNPASERIIVSCSVQQNASALLKSVCQDLQLPDELVRFFCLFLVRRQRKSDELHLVRRLMDFESPYITRLHAEPCELLLRTCYWDSSRDAKLIGNKVALNLLYNQTVADVNREWVVICSPGEGRQLSSLQMQGRAREYMELVRQLPSYGCLQFDEAQVDYPEPNTMALVSIGNKELALRTARGAKIYETKFRVTRMRSWRVSVTHNALESRLPPTHLQLAFEYLIGKQTLRWITINSGQAMLMSVCLQAMVDELLQRSDGGAHPGSDEEQERTAVTSSSSTPSSTCSTSTWASSSCSTSTAPTTPPVRFLSEDSAPRSKPRLTTSRTFGAVFFRNDVDIGSRVANEAFEGIGDDDL, translated from the coding sequence ATGCACTTTTCCATACCGGACAGCCAGGAGCTGGGCTCCTCGCCCACCTACACGGCGTACAACATACACATCAATGGGAGCCCCCACTGCGTCCTGCGCTACAAACAGCTGCACTCGCTGAACGAGCAGCTGCGCAGGCACTGCGTGGGCGTTCCCCTGCCTCCCTTTCCCCCCAAGCGCCTCCTGCCGCTTACCAATGGGCAACTGGAGGCGCGTCGCAGTTCCCTGGAGCAGTACCTGCAGGCGGTGGGCCAGGACAATCGCCTCGCCCGATCCGCCCATCTGCAGCACTTCCTGCAGCGGGCCCAACTGGTCACGGCTCTGGCCGAGGGCATGGTGGTCAGTGATTGCGAGGAACAGCAGCTGGAGGTGCAGGTCTACACGAATCCTGCGAGCGAACGCATCATTGTCAGCTGCTCGGTGCAGCAGAACGCCAGTGCGCTTCTGAAGAGCGTCTGCCAGGACCTCCAGCTGCCCGACGAGCTGGTGCGCTTCTTCTGCCTGTTCCTAGTGCGGCGCCAGAGGAAATCCGATGAACTGCACCTGGTGCGACGTCTCATGGACTTCGAGTCGCCGTACATAACTCGTCTGCATGCAGAACCCTGCGAGCTGCTGCTCCGTACCTGCTACTGGGACTCGTCTAGAGATGCCAAGCTGATCGGCAACAAGGTGGCCCTGAACCTGCTCTACAACCAGACCGTGGCGGATGTGAACCGCGAGTGGGTGGTCATCTGTTCGCCCGGCGAGGGCCGCCAGTTGAGCAGCCTGCAGATGCAGGGAAGAGCGCGGGAGTACATGGAGCTGGTGCGTCAGTTGCCTTCCTACGGCTGCCTGCAGTTCGATGAGGCGCAGGTGGACTATCCAGAGCCGAATACCATGGCGCTGGTCAGCATTGGCAACAAGGAGTTGGCCCTGCGCACGGCACGTGGCGCCAAGATCTACGAGACCAAGTTCCGGGTGACCAGGATGCGGTCGTGGCGCGTCAGCGTCACCCACAACGCACTGGAGTCGCGGCTGCCGCCCACGCACCTTCAGCTGGCATTCGAGTATCTAATTGGCAAGCAGACACTGCGCTGGATAACCATCAACAGTGGCCAGGCCATGCTGATGTCCGTTTGCCTGCAGGCGATGGTCGACGAACTGTTGCAGCGAAGCGACGGGGGGGCCCATCCCGGCAGTgacgaggagcaggagcggaCGGCAGTGACCTCGTCCTCATCTACGCCCAGCTCTACGTGCTCCACATCGACATGGGCGTCATCTTCGTGCTCCACGTCCACGGCGCCCACAACGCCGCCTGTTAGGTTTCTGTCCGAGGATTCGGCACCCAGATCCAAGCCCAGGCTGACCACCTCCCGCACATTCGGAGCCGTATTCTTCCGCAACGATGTAGACATTGGATCAAGGGTGGCCAACGAGGCGTTTGAGGGTATCGGAGATGATGACCTATGA
- the LOC108035035 gene encoding serine protease grass produces the protein MTMTVFKTAEIVASAILFLLIATEEGSAYLFEPNCGTANITYKIPGKADADIFLNPWMVLVIGEANCGGSLINSRFVLTAAHCLSSSPMKARFGDYDTEHSGEDCMPSGDCIPSAFAIDVDKKISHEDYDNFKADIALLRMRSTVKFSEHVRPICLLVDEQVGTISHFNITGWGQTKEGGKLSRILKTGTQSEVDSTKCAGRFKLFKTQVDSFHICAGSSNSSACGGDSGGPMSAVIAYQGTLRHTQFGIISFGLRSCRGLDVHTNVSYYMDWIVHATKTYSV, from the exons ATGACCATGACGGTCTTCAAAACAGCGGAAATTGTGGCTTCGGCTATACTTTTCCTGTTGATTGCAACTGAAGAAGGATCCGCTTACTTATTTGAACCCAATTGTGGGACAGCGAATATTACTTACAAGATTCCAGGAAAGGCAGATGCTGATATATTCTTGAATCCTTGGATGGTTTTGGTGATCGGCGAGGCAAATTGTGGCGGCTCGCTCATAAATTCTC GTTTTGTTCTGACGGCCGCGCACTGCTTATCCAGTTCACCAAT GAAGGCGCGGTTCGGGGATTACGATACTGAGCATTCTGGAGAAGACTGCATGCCATCGGGAGATTGCATACCAAGCGCCTTTGCAATTGATgtcgataaaaaaatatctcaTGAGGATTACGACAATTTCAAGGCGGACATAGCTCTGCTTCGAATGAGAAGTACGGTGAAATTTTCAG AACATGTCCGACCGATTTGCCTGCTTGTCGACGAGCAAGTGGGAACCATTTCACATTTTAACATAACCGGATGGGGTCAAACTAAAGAAGGCGGTAAATTAAGCAGAATACTAAAGACAGGCACTCAAAGTGAAGTGGATAGTACGAAGTGCGCTGGAAGATTTAAGCTATTTAAGACGCAGGTTGATAGTTTCCACATTTGTGCGGGCAGTTCTAATAGCTCCGCCTGCGGTGGCGATTCGGGTGGTCCAATGAGCGCGGTAATAGCTTACCAGGGAACTCTTCGCCATACCCAGTTCGGCATTATCAGCTTTGGGTTAAGGAGTTGTAGAGGACTTGACGTTCACACAAATGTATCTTACTATATGGATTGGATAGTGCATGCTACCAAAACATATTCAGTTTAG
- the LOC108034811 gene encoding 60S ribosomal protein L7: MPAPVAKKPAAKKLPAVPESKLKFSKKQISKRVADSKRRLKKAAVIALRKKENLVRAEKYQNEYIKAEQREIKLRRLAKKRNQFYVPAEAKLAFVVRIRGINKVAPKVRKVLQLFRLRQINNGVFIKLNKATINMLRIAEPYITWGYPNLKSVRELIYKRGFVKHNRQRVPITDNFVIERKLRQAHQIQCVEDLVHEIFTVGPNFKYASNFLWPFKLNTPTGGWRKKANHYVNGGDFGNREDQINRLLRKMV; the protein is encoded by the exons ATGCCTGCTCCGGTCGCCAAGAAGCCAGCAGCGAAAAAGCTGCCCGCTGTGCCGGAATCGAAGCTGAAGTTCAGCAAGAAACAAATCTCGAAGCGGGTGGCCGATTCGAAACGTCGCCTCAAGAAGGCCGCCGTGATTGCCCTGCGCAAGAAGGAGAACCTGGTGCGCGCCGAGAAGTACCAGAACGAGTACATTAAGGCCGAGCAGCGCGAGATCAAGCTGCGCCGCCTGGCCAAGAAGCGCAACCAGTTCTACGTGCCCGCCGAGGCCAAGCTGGCCTTTGTGGTCCGTATCCGCGG TATCAACAAGGTGGCGCCCAAGGTGCGTAAGGTCCTGCAGCTGTTCCGCCTGAGGCAGATCAACAACGGTGTGTTCATCAAGCTGAACAAGGCCACCATCAACATGCTCCGCATCGCCGAGCCCTACATCACCTGGGGTTACCCGAACCTCAAGTCCGTGCGGGAGTTGATCTACAAGCGCGGTTTCGTCAAGCACAACCGCCAGCGTGTGCCCATCACCGACAACTTTGTCATCGAGCGCAAGCTGCGCCAGGCCCACCAGATTCAGTGCGTCGAGGATCTCGTCCACGAGATCTTCACCGTCGGCCCCAACTTCAAGTACGCCTCCAACTTCCTGTGGCCCTTCAAGCTCAACACGCCCACCGGCGGCTGGCGCAAGAAGGCCAACCATTATGTCAACGGCGGAGACTTCGGAAACCGCGAGGACCAGATCAACCGTCTGCTGCGCAAGATGGTCTAA
- the LOC108034261 gene encoding ATP-dependent RNA helicase DHX33, translating into MESKYLATSKSDAGGPSPVKFSIKRKFDALGNSPVLEKKPHVVPQIKQKIAPILLTSKRTSIEQHQRSLPVFNCRQRILKELEQNDTVLIMSETGSGKTTQIPQFLLQAGYAMNGMIGITQPRRVAAITIARRVAQELSGNIGDTVGYTVRFEDATSKATKIRFLTDGVLLRESIKDRLLTKYSVIILDEAHERTVNADLLFGIVKDAQKERRKKNLGKLKVVVTSATMDIDHFGKYFNCKGMYLEGRTYPVRVMHTKEEHEDYVHTVLVTLFHIHRTTPRNHDVLIFLTGQEEIESLAQQIRQLAKMDMSGTTDLRVFTLYAQLSQGKQLECFVPTPANVRKVILATNIAETSITIPGIRCVIDCGFVKEKSFNTADGLDVLKSVRISKAQAWQRTGRAGRDADGTCYRAYTKREMDSFADATQPEILRTNPTSMVLQLLALDIDCNNFDFLDAPLEEGLRSAYKSLEALGAIKVGAVSYITPLGRQMVQYPLDPKYSKLLLTASSFGCMEEILSLVSVLSSDHVFVSNSDKNEMAALAHAKFQSKHGDHLTLLNVFNAFSKTEKPKMWCHDNYLNLRSLTYARNVRRQLTEISERLHLALNSSDDIEMLKKCILNGFFENIAVLQRDGFYMTVSGNIRAKIHPSSVLHGKYKPSYILFTEIVQTEQTFLRQVTEISIEWIQEIVPFVKNIPSR; encoded by the exons ATGGAGTCCAAGTACTTGGCCACCAGCAAGAGCGATGCAGGGGGTCCATCGCCCGTAAAGTTCTCCATAAAACGGAAATTCGATGCTCTGGGCAATAGTCCTGTCCTTGAAAAGAAACCCCATGTAGTTCCGCAGATAAAGCAGAAGATAGCACCCATTCTGCTGACCAGCAAAAGAACCTCCATCGAACAGCACCAGAGATCGTTGCCCGTCTTCAACTGCCGCCAGAGGATCCTCAAGGAGCTGGAACAGAATGACACCGTGCTGATCATGAGTGAGACGGGATCGGGAAAGACCACCCAAATTCCTCAGTTCCTTCTCCAAGCTGGTTATGCCATGAACGGAATGATAGGGATAACGCAGCCACGCAGGGTGGCGGCCATAACAATCGCCCGTCGAGTGGCCCAGGAATTGTCGGGAAACATTGGCGATACGGTGGGCTATACGGTTCGATTCGAGGATGCCACCTCAAAGGCCACCAAGATCAGATTTCTCACCGACGGTGTGTTGCTGCGCGAGTCCATCAAAGATAGACTATTGACCAAATACTCAGTGATAATTCTGGACGAAGCCCACGAGCGTACAGTAAATGCAGATCTGTTATTTGGTATAGTAAAAGATGCGCAGAAAGAGAGGCGGAAGAAAAATCTGGGCAAACTAAAGGTGGTTGTTACCTCGGCCACCATGGATATAGATCATTTCGGAAAGTACTTCAATTGCAAGGGAATGTATCTGGAGGGCAGGACCTATCCCGTCCGAGTGATGCACACCAAGGAGGAGCACGAGGATTATGTTCACACCGTGCTGGTTACTCTCTTTCACATTCATCGCACCACCCCGAGAAA CCATGACGTTTTGATATTCCTAACAGGACAAGAAGAAATTGAATCATTAGCCCAACAAATTCGCCAGCTTGCCAAG ATGGACATGAGTGGAACTACGGATCTCCGGGTGTTTACGTTATACGCCCAATTATCGCAGGGCAAACAATTGGAGTGTTTTGTCCCAACACCGGCCAACGTCCGGAAAGTAATATTGGCCACAAACATAGCCGAAACCTCGATTACCATACCCGGCATACGTTGTGTGATTGATTGTGGTTTCGTGAAAGAGAAATCCTTCAACACAGCCGACGGATTGGATGTCCTAAAGTCGGTTCGAATATCAAAGGCGCAAGCCTGGCAGAGAACAGGACGAGCAGGCCGCGATGCGGACGGAACCTGCTACAGGGCTTATACCAAGAGAGAAATGGACTCGTTTGCCGATGCCACGCAGCCAGAGATCCTGAGAACGAACCCCACATCAATGGTGCTGCAGCTACTGGCCCTGGATATTGACTGCAATAATTTCGACTTCCTAGACGCTCCCCTCGAAGAGGGTCTAAGGAGTGCCTACAAAAGTCTAGAGGCGCTGGGAGCTATTAAAGTTGGTGCCGTGTCATATATTACACCTCTGGGTCGTCAGATGGTGCAGTATCCACTGGATCCGAAATATTCAAAGCTACTGCTCACTGCCTCCTCCTTTGGCTGCATGGAGGAGATCCTAAGCCTCGTCTCAGTCCTATCGAGTGATCACGTCTTCGTTTCGAATAGCGACAAAAATGAAATGGCCGCCCTAGCTCATGCTAAGTTTCAATCCAAGCATGGCGATCATTTAACGCTGCTAAATGTATTCAATGCATTCTCTAAGACGGAAAAGCCAAAG ATGTGGTGCCATGACAACTATTTAAATCTGCGTAGCTTAACCTATGCCCGAAATGTGCGCCGCCAATTAACTGAAATAAGTGAGCGACTACATCTGGCTCTAAACAGCTCCGATGACATCGAAATGCTGAAGAAATGCATCTTAAATGGGTTCTTTGAAAACATAGCCGTCTTGCAGCGAGACGGTTTCTACATGACCGTTTCGGGCAACATCAGGGCCAAAATCCACCCGTCAAGTGTTCTGCATGGAAAGTACAAGCCTAGCTACATACTCTTCACCGAAATTGTGCAGACGGAACAAACATTTCTGCGCCAAGTCACTGAGATATCCATTGAATGGATCCAGGAAATTGTGCcgtttgttaaaaatataccatCCAGATGA
- the LOC108034818 gene encoding RIP-like protein: MNSTQSPVYHTSVEQKRHAQDVAKRQRMGMQMPRLREMLREKYRKRIIETRNKCTDANREIQLSELRDILRLELSELEKDVELEQLILEELLADVNEWYALGEKNLETLYVEPDEKPRDVLCPVCQIKSLRRHKAGFNCECGIQFEHSANMEQLQVLLQQQIANHELNCTQALRFFIEPSSGHLYNMCGSCDYFSSV; this comes from the exons ATGAATTCCACGCAAAGCCCAGTTTACCACACTTCCGTGGAGCAGAAGCGCCATGCTCAAGATGTGGCCAAAAGGCAGCGCATGGGAATGCAAATGCCCAGGCTGCGTGAAATGCTGCGAGAG AAGTACCGCAAGCGCATTATAGAGACCCGCAATAAGTGCACGGACGCCAATCGCGAAATACAACTG TCGGAACTCAGGGACATCCTAAGGCTGGAGCTCAGCGAGTTGGAAAAGGATGTGGAGCTGGAGCAGCTCATCCTAGAGGAACTACTTGCCGATGTGAACGAGTGGTATGCCCTGGGTGAAAAGAACCTGGAAACCCTATACGTTGAGCCGGATGAAAAGCCAAGAGATGTCCTGTGCCCAGTTTGCCAGATAAAAAGCCTAAGACGCCACAAAGCTGGCTTCAATTGCGAGTGCGGCATCCAGTTTGAGCACTCTGCCAATATGGAGCAGCTGCAGGTACTCCTACAACAGCAAATCGCCAACCACGAGCTCAACTGCACCCAGGCTCTACGATTCTTCATCGAGCCCTCTTCGGGACACCTATACAACATGTGCGGCAGCTGCGACTACTTTTCGTCTGTTTAG
- the LOC108035267 gene encoding uncharacterized protein LOC108035267 → MKSEKLKRNFWISAEIECMLDLIKEVNNCQGALSTSTTQYTFIQIANQMKKRGFPNKSPTQIRRKWFQMKSAYLCYKKGNVDRLFLIPEKFRNVIAQFVESGEKIGRSNLSTISTGTPPVVQQSQEVLPEEDSSAMDRFLNQIRRNNKMINNEYVKMEESLQQYEQKCQFIRDRNLIKLINGY, encoded by the exons ATGAAGTCCGAAAAGCTGAAAAGGAACTTTTGGATTTCCGCTGAAATCGAGTGCATGCTGGACCTGATAAAGGAAGTTAATAACTGCCAGGGAGCCCTGTCCACGAGCACCACGCAGTACACATTCATTCAGATCGCCAACCAGATGAAAAAGAGAGGTTTTCCAAACAAGTCCCCCACTCAGATTCGAAGAAAGTGGTTTCAAATGAAGAGTGCCTATCTGTGCTACAAGAAGGGCAACGTTGATCGGCTTTTTCTGATACCCGAGAAATTCCGCAACGTTATCGCCCAGTTTGTAGAGAGCGGTGAAAAAATTGGGCGTTCCAACCTGTCCACCATATCGACAGGAACTCCTCCTGTAGTGCAACAAAGTCAGGAAG TCCTGCCAGAGGAAGACTCCTCCGCCATGGACAGGTTCCTGAATCAAATCCGTAGGAACAACAAAATGATCAACAACGAGTATGTAAAGATGGAGGAATCGCTACAACAATACGAGCAGAAGTGTCAATTCATTCGGGACCGGAATCTTATAAAGCTCATCAATGGTTATTAG
- the LOC108034819 gene encoding MAPK regulated corepressor interacting protein 2: MDRNNGRYPYNIRRQNSGHNPSHSYHHHHNNNSVAGSSTSPGYSNHSAGSSPSVGAHNNSNAPYATAAGQQQQPQSLPISQHDELIRYIREAWNKVYEQSPHVLYCNEPDNQLKNFKPFDLEEYWGQRLVQNIHVTTTQAGGHQ; the protein is encoded by the exons ATGGATCGCAATAACGG ACGCTACCCCTACAACATAAGACGCCAGAACAGCGGACACAATCCGTCGCACAGCTACCATCAtcaccacaacaacaactcgGTGGCGGGGTCGTCTACTTCTCCGGGTTACAGCAATCACAGCGCCGGAAGTTCTCCGTCCGTCGGTGcacacaacaacagcaacgcGCCTTATGCGACAGCCGccgggcaacaacaacaaccacagagCCTTCCGATCTCGCAGCACGACGAGCTGATCCGATACATCCGGGAAGCTTGGAACAAG GTCTACGAACAGAGCCCTCATGTTCTCTACTGCAACGAACCTGACAATCAGCTGAAAAACTTCAAGCCATTCGATCTGGAGGAGTACTGGGGCCAGCGCCTGGTGCAGAACATCCATGTGACCACCACGCAGGCTGGGGGACACCAGTAG